The sequence below is a genomic window from Echeneis naucrates chromosome 13, fEcheNa1.1, whole genome shotgun sequence.
TAATCAGATCACCTGTTGACAACACTTAACATCAGTACACACACTGTAAGCTCTTAAAACAACCAGGCAAAGTGGGCCCAGCAAACACAAGCCATTCATACTGCTCTTTTTATATTACTGAAGATAAGTTAAGATCTGCATGGACTCTCATTTCCTtctaaatgtgtatttgtgtgtgtgtgtgtgtgtgtgtgtgtgtgtgcctgctcaGTGGTgcatggagaaaaaacaaacagaccacAGAGAAAACCTGGCAGCTCATTTCTCCCTGTGATGGAGGATAAGATTCGCTGTCCACGACTCAAACCAGTCCAACCTTCTCCCAATCTAAATCAGTAGGCCAATAAAGGTCACTGCTATAGAAAAGTCCTTTGTTTGTAACCACTCTGTGAGGGAAGTGTTTCAGTGGTTTTGAGGGAAAAGctccaagaaaaaaatgttccttcCTGTGCTCTTTGAAGTCTGAACAACATAAGGGCATATGTAAATTGAATCAGTCGTGTAGGCGTATGTTTAGGAAGGTATTCTTGTATGAGTAGTGGACATGGACATGTTTCAGCACCATTCTTGGTGACTGAATATTCACAGAGTTGAATAATATTATTGAATATATTCACCTGTTCAGACCCAGTTCCCAAGTTGATCCAGTTAAACGGGTGGACTCAGGAATCACTGTCAATTTTCCAAGagatctttttttcccccactttcTTTGCCTTGGTGAagtaaaggggaaaaaatgagaAGATAATTAAAgtacatgcatttttttcaacaaaaaaatccaattcatttattgttctttgaatctaaaacttgttgtgtttatgtcttgCTCACTGCATGTAATGAGTTGGCCTTGAGGCAATTTTAGTGAGCTTTAGTGACTCAGAGGTACGTTCAGATGGCATCCTTATTTAGACTGTAGCTTGTTTTTAGCAGTTGCCCAGTCCCCCAGAGAGAGGGTGTGAGTTGTGTGGTCTGAGCTGAGCTAAGAGCAGCATAACTTCATCTTTGGCCCAACTGGGAGACTACAGCAGaataacattagcattaacaataacaatcataacattttaacatgcaCTGAACCTTGAAGTCATTTGTTACTTTTGAGCTGGTTTTATgagataaagttaaattaaagcAATCTTCCAATTATTCTTATTTTCCAGCGTTTGACCACAAAACAGCAGTGATATATGGCTATAGAAAAAAACTCAATGTGAATGACACCTGGTAATCCAAAACCTGTACCTTTCTATATTGAAagagcagacagcagcatcaaaacaaatgtgagTGTTGAGTCAATTCAACATAGGGGGGGTGAAGTCATACAATCATTTTTCACTGAAGGGGAAACAATAATACGGTGCCAACAGGTAAAACAGCATGAAGTTCAGATGGAGTCAACAAACCTGAAGTGCCACTATTGGTTGAACAAAGTCTCTCATTAGAACATGACACTGCTGAGCAGAGCTACTTCGACTTCTACCAGATGGAGCCAGAGAGACATTTTCCACATTATTGGAGGCTGAAACGCTTCCATTAAATTACCACCAAGCTATGTAATCTGTTTGGATTTGATGTTTGCCCTGTCTTAGCTTCACCAACCATTAGTTATTTTATTGCACCTTAACGCCAAGTGAATGTCTCACTCCTACTGCGGTTTGTCTCttgcctttctgtctctgcctctctgtcctAGCTGCTGTCAGCATTTCAGTCTTCTTCACTCTAAAATCCTCCtcacctccatcttcttctCTCCTTCGCAGGCATTTACTCTTCAACTTCTTCTAATTAAATAATTACAAGATTGCTCTGTAAAGTCAACAGTTTGTCCAGGAATCTGTTGAGTTGGCATGCAAAGGGAAAAAGCAACATCATTAGTGTGACTGCCCAAATCGCCCAGGGCAGGAGAAAGAGAGTGGAAGAAATGATGATACAGTAGTAGTCACGTTCAaggcttaatttttttttttttttttccccaagatgTGTTAATGACAGGCTGCCCCAGAACTGGAACATGGGATGTTGTATTATCAGTTTATGATGAAcatctttttcaacaaaggaaatgaggttaAGCAGATGAAGCATGTTTCTAACCTGATCGTTGAAACTTGTCCTGTTGCTCATGTTGCTTCACATAAAATTGCAAAACAATGAAACTTGGCTCATTAACCAATTTCGATTCAAAttcagcttcttcttttgttttaggaGTTTGCAACTCCTTTCAATGAGAAGATACCCTATTGCAACATTACGGGACACAGGTCTGTTTTGTAGCTTTAACAGTTTTTATGAAACTTGACTCAGTGGATGTCTTCCAAGTGAGGCTGTATCTTACTCACTCTCATCGTTTGGTGTCAAACTATTTGTTGTGTCAGATTTGATGTAGCCTTCTATATGATCTCTGAGTTGTGCTGTTACAAAGAACCTAATTCCCCTCAGGGATCACTTCCTTTTCATCTGATTTAATCTTGACGCTGATGAAGTTGAAGAGCGGATGGTGTAAAAGATGAATCTGTTGAGAGTTTGTCTGAgcgtgagagagagatttaacaaaaaaagtgtGTCTAGGACCTCTGTTCGGGCCAACAAGAACTTTGGGAGCCAACAGTTATTtgaattgatttcattttaatttaacgATAAACATGACTCATATGTTTGAAACCTCTTTGGACATTACCTGCCATGCATATAAACAGCACTTACAGACCAGTTAGACTGCTGGACTTTTGAGAAATAGCACAGCTTTTTGATAATGGAGGAGCGATCATGAGATCAGTGTGGTTGAATCACACCGGGCTCTTCAACAATAAAACGCCTGCCGTCTGTAGAAAGTCACCGTTTTTGGCATTTGTGAGTGGATGCGTTTTTTGCAGCAAACATTTGTATTCCAGCTCACTGTTTGTTTGGCTTACCTTCCACCTGACCCAAACACTGAacctctgctgtttctcttgtctttctgtttctcttttcgCTCCATCTGTGTTTTGTATGTCCAGTGGTGTATGAGCATCGTTCCAGGTTGGAGAAGTCTCTGCAGAAGGAGAGGTTAGAGCACAAAAAGGCCAAAGAAGGTGAGAAAAATTACACCCACGCTCAATTCTGACTCTTGAGGTGCACATTCAAAGGAGCTTTGGGAAAGTCTTATCTCACACTAACATTATATATGATGGAGTGGAAGAACAAATATCAGattgaaatgaatatttacagcCTCTTGTGAAACTATTAATTGTGTGAACGAACTGAAAAGTATAAACACAATTTTCCATGACACTGGTAAAAATGATCAGGAATTTACTTTGTTATATTCTCTGACATGATTTGTTCTGCTCTGTAGATTATCTGGTTTACAAACTGGAAGCACAACAGTCACTGAACAAGGAGAAGGTATTTTAAAAGTGatctttaaatgtattttccctGAGCTGTGTGCTAATGTTGGATTGTTAAATATTTGTCAAAGGCTTTGTAAAGTGCTAGACAAACAGCTTTAACTGACTCTCCCAGTGAGGTAATCTCTTTACTGTTGCTTTTGCAGTAACACTGAGCCTGAaccacacagtcacaaacattttgtttttgtgttgaaacaGCAAGACTCCAGCAGCAGATTCAACTCTTTACAAGTGCAACATCAAATGTTAAAGGTATAGATGAACTAAACCCCCAGACAtgcgcacacccacacacaaacacaaccacacttGTGTTAATCATGCAGGTGTCTGTCACATATCCACGTATTTAAccctttttcttcctgttcatAGAAGCACACCTTCTCTTGACCTTATTGCACTAcatccttcctcttttcttttttgaattttgCATGTGTTGGGGGAAAGAACCTTTTTCCCCCAAAGCTTTATTATCATGAGAACTaaacaaagagcagctgatgaatgtagcttgttttctttttgcttctcgGCCAGAACCAGCACGAGGACCTGAAGAAGCAGTATTACGAGCTGCAGGAGCAGCACCAAACGCAGGGCGAGGACCACGGCCGCATGCTGGACGAACACAAAGAGCGTTATGAGAAGTTGCAGCAAACCAAAGATTTAGAGGTCTCCCAACTCAAAGGTAGATTTTTGTACTTTTCCCTAGTCTTGTTTGTCATGTTTCCATCTTCTGATTTTAGCCTAATACTGTCTGAAACTAAGGACTGAGTATTTTAGATCCAGATAGAAGACATGCTGTGTTGTACTGTTCAATATCTGGCTCCCCAAGTGTGTTTACTTAGAGCAGATGGATTCATTCTCCCATAAGATATTTACCCACTGATTTGACAAGTGTTTGTAACATGAGTcataagaggaaaaaagaaacataaacatatatGTCGTTTTAATCATCTTAACATATGCTTTGCAGAAGAAAGCTGTTCTCTTGCGTTTCTGCTCTCCATTaatgtgtttgctttatttgttctttgttcttttaCAGAGAGTGTATATAACCTGagggaggaaaataaacagctgaGGAAAGCTCACCATGACATTCATATGCAGCTACAAGATGCACGGGTGGGAACATACCTATTCTTTTTAAATGCTTagcccttttttcccccaccaaaAAAGTTGAACCATAAAATGTTGCTAtctgaactgaaaaaaatccagttttattGGTAATATATGGAACTGTGTCAGCGTCGCATAAGAATTCAGGCTCCTTCCTGCTCTTGTGTGTTCAGATTCAGCATCAGGACCTGAAGGCGTCCCACGACCAGCTGGCACTGACGCTAGAGGACCACAAGAGTGCGCTGGCTGCAGCTCAGGtaagacagcagcaggagagaggctGTTTCATGTCGTTACTCTCTGCATTCTGGGAAGACAGCAGCTGAAGGATACTGAACTGCCCATCTCACAGAGAAAAGattctgctctttgtttgtaACACCAAGAGATAAGAAATTAGTGTCTCAATTTGTCATCATTGAGTATTATAGCAGGAAAGCTAGAGAATAGGAGGGTGCATTCATTCTGTGCTTAGGTGATTGGACCCTATTTTCATGAAAACTTAGAAGAATTAATGAGCTGATCAAAGGGAGGTCATATTGGAAAACCGAGGAGTCACATCTCCCCCGAGCCACTAAAACATCTGCTCCTCTGCTTTGCATTCCTCTCAGCCTGACAGTAACCTTTACTTTAACCTTCTCAGTAAAGCAGAAATGTTTATTGCTCTAAACTGTATAATCccaaggagacaggaggaaagaTGTCTGACGTGTTGCTTGTAATGGGATCAGATGTTGCCGTTTCTCCTTGAAAATGACCTCTGAAATATCTGAACGCTTCACTGAATCCAAGACACTCTGCTGATTTGTTTGAAATGCTCCCTCCTTCTCGTCTACATTTATAGATAGTCACTcgccctcctctcttttctctgtctgtctgtatgcaTTTGCTCAAGATTTTGAATCCCATGCTGCTCTTCATTAGCGCTTCTAGTTtggacaaacgcacacacacaaaacgcaTTTCCTTCACTCCAGGGGGTTCGGTTTAGTCAGGGCTGTCAGAGCAGTACATCTAAAGCACGTTGCAGCCAACCAGCCAGAAACATATAATGGCGGTACTGGGGcgagacaaagagagaggggaggaattTAGAAAGAATTTCCTGAGTTTATCCCTCTGGCCTGGTCTCAAAGTATTTATGTCTATACCAGGTAACAGAAGGTGTCATTACGCAGTGTGTTGCCTAAGACCGGATGACCTGACctaaaaaagaaattactttaTTGCCTCAGGAGAACAAGGAATTatcaaaattttattaaaatgtattattaaaataaatgctttcaaTTTTTCAGGTGAGAGCCAAGTTGTGGgagttcagtttgtgtttgtctctttgttgtatAGGCCATGTCAGATCTATTGGAAGACATTTAACTCAAGACTTTTACACGTGCAACATCATATTAATTTATAGTATTATAGGATGCCGTCCCTTAACTATGAAAATGTCCAAAGCCCAGACACACTCCTTTGTAATTTTGCTTACTAATTTTAGGAATATTAGGAATTAATTTAGGAATTTAAATAATCTGTACAGTTTAAaacttgatttttaaaaagctttccttttttctaaaataactAGTTTTCTTTTCCTAATACTACCTCAATGCTTTGTTATCAGGAATCATAttagtaattaaaaaaataaaaaatattttttttgtatgatttaaggaataattttttttataaattgatTGCTGtattaatgattaataaatgaGTTACTACTCTGTTTTAAATCAGTGATAGGGTTTAGTAAATGCAACTTTGTGTGCCAGAAACGGTCAAACTTATAATTGAAGGTCATAAATTTCTATGAACTATGAAGTCATTAGTATATAATCACTTTTCTGTCACCTTCTAATTGTCTTAAACCAAAAGCCAGCTGTTGCTCTTATTAATGGGCCGAGACTGAGCTATGAAACATTAGTGAATGATTTAACAACCTGAAGTAAAACCATTAGTCACAGAAGGAACTCTTGAAGGCTGTCTTATTGTAGAGAGGTACAGTTTTGGAATAGTTATATTCCCGCTGCATTACATGGTTCCCTCTggattctctctgtctctctctctgagccttgttctggatgttttatttctttaaccCTAGATGCAGGTTGATGAATACAAGCAGCTGAAGGAGTCTCTGAACAGGGATCACAGCACGAGACAGCCTGAGCGAaattctgctctgctgcaggcACGAGCAGCTGCTGTTGTAGCACCCGAGTCCCTTGTCCATGACCCCCAGCGGGCTGTGATCCTAAACCAGCCACATGAAGAGCATCTGGCCAAAGAAGATCACCAGGCCCACCTGCAGTCCAGGGTATTATGTGATTCTTAGGGATTTCTTTACAGTCAAGACCAGAAGCTTGCAGCAAGTTAGAAACTTATTTCTCTGGTTGCTGTTTTCTCAGGTGAACCACCAAGCAAAGGAGGTACCTGCCATGTTGGACACAAAGTCCCAGCCCactgaggaggaggcagagaggaagagggagctggcagaggaggagatggctCAGGCAGGACAGCCTCAGAAGTTGGAGGAGGACCCGGACCAACCActggatgagcagcagcaggatgaggaggaagaggaccaAGAAGAGGACCAGCCGGATGAGAATGCGTTGGACCGCAAGAGACGTCAGCCAGAACCGGTCAGAAGTAGTTTAAACTACTGTGTCTTATTAATAGGTTTAAAACTGGCCTCAATCTCTTTTAAGTTTCATGCATCTCATTTGACTATTAGAGTTTTTagtaattaatacatttataaacAGGACACGCAGCTGGAGCACGAGCGGGTGGAGCGCGTGAAGTCGCCCTACGAGCAGCAGCAAGAGCAGCAGCGCCTGGATGCTCTGCGGGCCCAAGAGCGCAGGCAGGTCCAGATGCGACAGGAGGCTCTGCAGGCCCAGAGGGACAGAgtgcagaaagagagggagcaaaaggtgaaggaggagaaggagagagaggagcagcacCACAGGGACGCCGACAGACGGGAGCAGCTGCTGAGAGAAGAGCACCAAAGGTCAGTTTCAAATCAGCTGGAATCACTGAGGATGTATAGATCCTTACCGAAGGTCAGCAGTGCAGAGAGTTTCAGTTTAATGTGTGCCAGTCTGAGGATATTAAGGGCTCCTGTTTGGTTAAATACCCAGATACACCAGTGTGTAACACACTGTGCCCAGAAGACCACAACAACACACCCCATCTTTAGAGTACAGCTGATATGTTGTGATCACAtagttttctttaaatgtcaaattttttCAGGACTTTTCTTGTGTTATGAGAATACAAACCCAACTACTGTGCTAAAAAAGGAATATGTAATTGTATCTAAGCTATGTTGCTCATTCAGTACAAAATAGACAATGTCATCGATCAACGGTGTAATTTCATTTATCAGATCTTTCAGGGCAAATATTACCTGGGCAACAAGAAAGGAAATGGTCCAAACCCAGAGTGCTTAATCTTTAGCCCTGTTGCTTCTTAAGATCAAAGACCACATGCAGCAAACTTGGTCAACCATAGCTGTGGGCCATTTTCTAATTCATCTTCTCCAAAAGGGATGTAAAACGAAATGCTTAATGAGACATCATCGCAATAATTAAACCCTCTCCTTCCTCTAACTGCGATGTTTTCCGCTGACCAGACTAATTATTC
It includes:
- the golim4a gene encoding Golgi integral membrane protein 4a gives rise to the protein MGNGVCSRRQRRIFQGLLLLTVVCGTLYGGMISYEMHKQLKRTEAMALKYQQHQESLSAQLQVVYEHRSRLEKSLQKERLEHKKAKEDYLVYKLEAQQSLNKEKQDSSSRFNSLQVQHQMLKNQHEDLKKQYYELQEQHQTQGEDHGRMLDEHKERYEKLQQTKDLEVSQLKESVYNLREENKQLRKAHHDIHMQLQDARIQHQDLKASHDQLALTLEDHKSALAAAQMQVDEYKQLKESLNRDHSTRQPERNSALLQARAAAVVAPESLVHDPQRAVILNQPHEEHLAKEDHQAHLQSRVNHQAKEVPAMLDTKSQPTEEEAERKRELAEEEMAQAGQPQKLEEDPDQPLDEQQQDEEEEDQEEDQPDENALDRKRRQPEPDTQLEHERVERVKSPYEQQQEQQRLDALRAQERRQVQMRQEALQAQRDRVQKEREQKVKEEKEREEQHHRDADRREQLLREEHQRKKAEYENMDNDIVQGEEDHHIENEERGAHKLHREEEEEDKQEADHRVAPHHQGAVDGELDPEDDPNNQGEDEFEEAEEERRQHTVAEEEEEVGEEEEEPAAPVQHADTHPGPEHPAVEEDLVMAGNPDQQEDTLDEQYQEEGEDEAQEDIAGGQKREDEVEEEGEDPYNEENMEQGEAKKQEGPRNEDENRKHAENNEEENYEEEEEEVEEDAAGQNKGIIRRAEM